In Lates calcarifer isolate ASB-BC8 linkage group LG4, TLL_Latcal_v3, whole genome shotgun sequence, a genomic segment contains:
- the LOC108880963 gene encoding frizzled-8, translated as MERSIPGWCVLLTLVLHGTRCMAAKELQCQEISVPLCKGIGYNYTYMPNQFNHDTQDEAGLEVHQFWPLVEIKCSPDLRFFLCSMYTPICLEDYKKPLPPCRSVCERAKAGCAPLMRQYGFPWPDRMRCDLLPEQGNQDTLCMDYNRSQTTTASPVVAKPTNRPVKSFNPRKKSYGRGIPGKHKPAASPCEPGCFCRAPMVPVTSDSHPLHNRVKTGQILNCAMPCHNPYFTQEERTFTAFWIGLWSVLCFISTFATVATFLIDMERFKYPERPIIFLSACYMFVSVGYIVRLIAGHEEVACNRENGAEHIHYETTGPALCTIVFLLIYFFGMASSIWWVILSLTWFLAAGMKWGNEAIASYAQYFHLAAWLIPSMKSIAVLALSSVDGDSVAGICYVGNQNLDNLRGFVLAPLVIYLFIGTMFLLAGFVSLFRIRSVIKQGGTKTDKLERLMIRIGVFTVLYTVPATVIVACYFYEQHNRQTWEITHNCTCKTDPNRQRPDYAVFMLKYFMCLLVGITSGAWIWSGKTLDSWRTFCTRCCWGSKASAGSMYSDVSTGLTWRSGTASSVSCPKQMPLSRV; from the coding sequence ATGGAGAGGAGCATCCCGGGATGGTGTGTGCTGTTAACCCTTGTCTTGCACGGAACGCGCTGCATGGCGGCCAAGGAGCTCCAGTGCCAGGAGATCTCCGTGCCTCTGTGCAAAGGCATCGGCTACAACTACACATACATGCCCAACCAGTTCAACCATGACACGCAGGACGAAGCCGGCCTGGAGGTGCACCAGTTTTGGCCGCTGGTGGAGATAAAGTGTTCCCCGGACTTGCGCTTCTTCCTCTGCAGCATGTACACACCGATCTGTCTAGAGGACTACAAGAAGCCCCTGCCGCCGTGCAGGAGCGTGTGTGAGCGGGCCAAAGCTGGCTGCGCTCCGCTCATGAGACAGTACGGCTTTCCGTGGCCGGACCGAATGAGGTGCGACCTGCTGCCCGAGCAAGGCAACCAGGACACGCTGTGCATGGACTACAACCGCAGCCAGACCACGACTGCCTCTCCTGTGGTGGCGAAGCCGACCAACCGGCCCGTTAAGTCGTTCAACCCCAGGAAAAAGAGCTATGGTCGCGGCATCCCCGGGAAACACAAACCAGCAGCTTCCCCGTGTGAGCCGGGATGTTTCTGCCGCGCGCCCATGGTGCCGGTGACCAGCGACAGCCACCCGCTGCACAATCGCGTCAAGACTGGACAGATCCTGAACTGCGCCATGCCGTGCCACAATCCCTACTTTACCCAGGAAGAGAGGACTTTTACCGCCTTCTGGATCGGCCTGTGGTCCGTCCTGTGTTTCATCTCCACTTTCGCAACTGTGGCGACTTTCCTAATCGACATGGAGAGGTTTAAGTACCCAGAGCGCCCCATCATATTCCTCTCCGCCTGCTACATGTTTGTGTCAGTTGGATACATTGTCAGGCTGATCGCTGGACACGAGGAAGTGGCCTGCAACAGAGAAAACGGCGCTGAACACATCCACTATGAAACCACAGGTCCTGCGCTCTGCACCATTGTTTTCCTGCTTATCTACTTCTTCGGCATGGCCAGCTCAATCTGGTGGGTGATACTGTCCCTCACTTGGTTTCTCGCCGCAGGCATGAAGTGGGGGAACGAGGCCATAGCCAGTTACGCACAGTACTTTCATTTGGCCGCCTGGCTCATCCCCAGCATGAAGTCAATAGCAGTTCTGGCTCTGAGCTCTGTGGACGGGGACTCTGTGGCTGGGATTTGCTACGTAGGCAACCAGAATTTGGATAACCTGCGGGGTTTCGTGTTGGCACCACTTGTTATCTACCTGTTCATCGGCACCATGTTTCTGCTGGCTGGGTTCGTTTCGCTGTTCCGGATCAGGAGTGTAATTAAGCAAGGGGGGACCAAGACTGACAAACTGGAGAGGCTGATGATCCGGATTGgagttttcacagttttatacACAGTCCCGGCCACTGTCATAGTGGCGTGTTACTTTTACGAGCAGCACAACAGACAGACGTGGGAAATTACGCACAACTGTACATGCAAGACAGACCCGAACAGGCAGAGGCCGGACTATGCTGTGTTCATGCTCAAATACTTTATGTGCCTCCTGGTGGGCATCACCTCGGGAGCCTGGATCTGGTCCGGGAAAACACTGGACTCCTGGAGAACTTTTTGCACGCGGTGCTGCTGGGGCAGTAAAGCCTCAGCGGGCTCCATGTACAGTGACGTGAGCACGGGACTGACCTGGAGATCCGGGACGGCCAGTTCCGTCTCTTGCCCCAAACAGATGCCACTGTCCCGGGTTTGA